In Solobacterium moorei, a single genomic region encodes these proteins:
- the pyk gene encoding pyruvate kinase: MIALENKHLFKKTKVVCTIGPASENEKTLTELVGAGMNIARLNFSHGSHEEHLERINLVRSVSAKTGVNLAIALDTKGPEIRLGTFKNDVENYEIGEIVYLTKAEIEGTHERFHIQCPELFDDLKQGNYILINDGKMKLTVLENNGHELKCRVEVAGPISSRKGCNVPGVKLSMPFLSAKDEADIRFGCRNDVDFIFASFTRRPEDVNAIRAICVEEGKPHINIIPKIENQEGYDNIDAILEAADGVMVARGDLGVEIPTMLVPIYQKHIIRQANIIGKPVITATHMLDSMTHNPRCTRAEASDVCNAVLDGSDGVMLSAESAAGDYPVEACETMSEIAEEAEKIINYRTKLDWLKQSTRKTVQDAVSIAISDATLTLDNIGAIVVFTQGGTTARRISKFRPSVPVLAVTFTKDIQRKLLSYWGVLPVYSEVQNQLTNDDELASTVAKNFGVKKGQLIIISAGYPTGEGSANMMKIVEVK; encoded by the coding sequence ATGATTGCTTTGGAAAACAAACATTTATTTAAGAAAACAAAGGTAGTATGTACGATTGGCCCAGCTTCAGAAAATGAGAAGACACTTACAGAACTTGTGGGTGCAGGTATGAACATCGCTCGTTTAAACTTCAGCCATGGATCACATGAAGAACACTTAGAAAGAATCAACTTAGTTCGTTCCGTAAGTGCAAAGACAGGTGTAAATTTAGCGATTGCGTTAGATACAAAGGGTCCTGAAATCCGTTTAGGTACTTTCAAGAACGATGTAGAAAACTACGAAATCGGTGAAATCGTTTACTTAACAAAGGCAGAGATTGAAGGAACACATGAACGTTTCCATATTCAATGCCCAGAGCTATTCGATGACTTAAAGCAAGGAAATTATATTTTAATCAACGATGGTAAGATGAAGCTTACTGTACTCGAAAACAATGGTCACGAATTAAAGTGCCGTGTTGAAGTTGCGGGTCCTATCAGTTCACGTAAGGGTTGTAACGTACCAGGTGTTAAGCTAAGTATGCCATTCTTATCTGCTAAGGATGAGGCTGATATTCGTTTCGGTTGCCGTAATGACGTTGACTTTATCTTCGCTTCCTTTACAAGAAGACCAGAAGATGTAAATGCAATTCGTGCAATTTGTGTTGAAGAAGGTAAACCACATATTAACATTATTCCTAAGATTGAAAACCAAGAGGGTTATGATAACATCGATGCAATTCTTGAAGCAGCTGATGGTGTTATGGTTGCTCGTGGTGACTTAGGCGTAGAAATCCCTACAATGTTAGTTCCTATCTATCAGAAGCATATTATTCGTCAAGCAAACATTATTGGTAAGCCAGTAATTACTGCTACACATATGTTGGATTCTATGACACACAACCCACGTTGTACACGTGCCGAAGCATCTGACGTATGCAACGCTGTATTAGATGGCTCTGATGGTGTTATGTTATCTGCTGAATCTGCTGCTGGTGACTATCCAGTAGAAGCTTGTGAAACAATGTCGGAAATCGCTGAAGAAGCAGAGAAGATTATCAACTACCGTACGAAGTTAGATTGGTTAAAGCAATCTACACGTAAGACAGTACAGGATGCAGTTTCTATTGCTATTAGTGATGCTACACTAACATTAGACAATATTGGTGCTATTGTTGTATTCACACAGGGTGGTACAACAGCTCGTCGTATTTCTAAGTTCCGTCCAAGCGTACCTGTATTAGCAGTTACATTCACAAAGGACATTCAACGTAAGCTATTGAGCTACTGGGGAGTATTACCAGTTTACTCTGAAGTACAAAACCAGTTAACAAACGATGACGAACTCGCATCAACAGTTGCTAAGAACTTTGGTGTGAAGAAGGGTCAATTAATCATCATCTCAGCAGGTTATCCAACAGGTGAAGGATCTGCGAACATGATGAAGATCGTAGAAGTTAAGTAA
- the rnjA gene encoding ribonuclease J1 yields MTENNSSKRTTRPLRRTRITEPDLSDLAINHKTDTMVYALGGLGEVGKNMYCVEHDDEIIIVDCGVLFPEDALLGVDYVIPDYSYLVKNQNKIAAMVITHGHEDHIGGIPFFLKTIRLKQIYAPRFAKALIEKKLEEHRLTRVCKITEINSESSIKTKHFSIGFFNVVHSIPDALGVLINTPNGRIVETGDFKFDMTPVGTNADFQKMAYIGQVGVSLLMSDSTNSSVPGSSISEKTVARAIMEQMRKTPGRMIVSTFASNVLRLNQILEAAVACNRKVAVFGRSMENVCEIGKKMGVIQIPDSSFISGNELNTLPSNRICIVCTGSQGEPMAALSRIANGTHRFIKIIPGDTVLFSSNPIPGNGTSVGSVINQLTRVGANVITNSPLTSFHTTGHAPQEEQKLMLNLIKPEWFMPYHGEYKMLKQHSATAQETGIPEDHCLICSNGDVVVLRDGKCFIANERVQTDDIYVDGNDISGLSTSVIKDRKILAENGLVAVIVTIDSRYNKILCRPSIVSRGFVYIKDSQTLLKEAELLVYDSLKKKMQQRTTFGELKNCIRSCLEPFLFQKTNRNPIVIPVILNQKAAIAEIQAKIKANAARGPRTTKKTQES; encoded by the coding sequence ATGACTGAAAATAATAGCAGTAAAAGAACGACTCGCCCACTTCGTCGTACTCGTATTACTGAACCTGATTTAAGCGACTTAGCGATTAATCATAAGACAGATACGATGGTCTATGCACTTGGTGGCTTAGGTGAAGTCGGAAAGAATATGTACTGCGTTGAACATGATGATGAAATCATCATTGTCGACTGTGGTGTACTCTTTCCGGAAGATGCCTTACTCGGTGTCGATTATGTTATCCCAGATTATTCCTATCTGGTAAAAAACCAAAACAAAATAGCCGCAATGGTTATCACTCATGGTCACGAAGACCATATTGGTGGTATTCCATTCTTTTTAAAGACAATTCGATTAAAACAGATTTACGCTCCTCGTTTTGCGAAAGCGTTAATCGAAAAGAAATTAGAAGAGCATCGTCTAACACGTGTATGTAAGATTACGGAAATCAATTCAGAATCCAGTATTAAAACAAAGCATTTCTCAATTGGTTTCTTCAATGTAGTTCACTCAATTCCAGATGCACTTGGTGTACTAATTAATACACCAAACGGGCGTATCGTTGAAACTGGTGACTTTAAGTTTGATATGACCCCAGTTGGCACAAACGCTGACTTCCAGAAGATGGCTTACATCGGACAAGTTGGTGTTTCTCTTCTCATGAGTGATTCTACAAACTCCTCTGTTCCAGGTTCTTCTATATCTGAAAAGACTGTAGCACGTGCCATCATGGAACAGATGCGTAAGACGCCAGGACGTATGATTGTTTCTACTTTTGCATCTAACGTATTACGTTTAAATCAGATTCTAGAAGCAGCTGTCGCATGTAATCGTAAGGTTGCGGTGTTTGGACGCTCAATGGAGAATGTATGCGAAATCGGTAAGAAGATGGGGGTTATCCAGATTCCTGATAGTAGCTTCATCTCTGGTAATGAGCTAAATACCCTACCATCAAATCGTATCTGTATCGTATGTACAGGTTCTCAGGGTGAACCAATGGCTGCCTTAAGCAGAATCGCCAACGGTACACACCGTTTCATCAAGATTATTCCTGGTGATACAGTACTATTCTCATCCAATCCAATTCCAGGTAACGGCACCTCCGTTGGTAGTGTTATTAACCAATTAACACGTGTTGGAGCTAATGTTATTACAAACTCACCACTAACTTCCTTCCACACAACAGGACACGCTCCTCAAGAAGAACAAAAGTTAATGTTGAATCTCATTAAGCCTGAATGGTTTATGCCATACCATGGTGAATACAAGATGTTAAAACAACATTCCGCAACAGCGCAAGAAACAGGTATTCCTGAAGATCATTGCTTGATTTGTTCTAATGGGGATGTCGTTGTATTACGAGATGGTAAGTGCTTTATCGCAAATGAGCGCGTACAGACAGATGATATCTACGTTGATGGTAATGATATTTCCGGTCTAAGTACATCCGTTATTAAAGACCGTAAGATCTTAGCAGAAAATGGACTTGTGGCAGTTATCGTCACAATCGATTCTCGCTACAATAAGATTCTCTGCCGTCCATCTATCGTGTCTCGTGGCTTTGTATACATCAAAGATTCTCAAACACTTCTGAAAGAAGCAGAGTTACTTGTATATGATTCCCTTAAGAAGAAGATGCAACAGCGTACAACCTTTGGTGAATTAAAGAACTGTATCCGATCTTGCCTAGAGCCTTTTCTCTTCCAGAAGACAAATCGTAATCCGATTGTTATTCCGGTTATCTTGAATCAGAAAGCAGCAATTGCAGAGATTCAAGCCAAGATAAAAGCTAACGCAGCACGCGGCCCAAGAACAACCAAGAAAACACAAGAGTCCTAA
- the def gene encoding peptide deformylase has protein sequence MLINNDTIIKDTNPLIREKSELVSLPLSKEDETLLRDMLQYVKDSTDEEKATKLNLRPAVGISAIQVGIKKRMCAVAFDETDKDGNMVKYEFMLVNPKIVSRSVQPAYLESGEGCLSVENEHRGYVVRNARVTIRAFDLVQNQDVEIRARGYIAIVLQHELDHMDGILFYDHINKKEPNKPIEGALVL, from the coding sequence ATGTTAATAAATAATGACACAATCATTAAAGATACCAATCCTTTAATTCGAGAAAAATCTGAGCTTGTTTCATTGCCCCTATCAAAGGAAGATGAAACTTTATTACGTGATATGTTGCAATACGTAAAAGATTCCACTGATGAAGAAAAAGCCACAAAGCTTAACCTCAGACCAGCTGTTGGTATCAGTGCAATCCAAGTTGGCATAAAGAAGAGAATGTGTGCCGTTGCATTTGATGAAACTGATAAAGATGGCAATATGGTGAAATATGAATTTATGCTAGTAAACCCTAAAATTGTTTCTCGTTCCGTACAACCTGCGTATTTAGAAAGTGGCGAGGGTTGCCTCTCTGTTGAGAATGAACATCGAGGCTATGTTGTACGTAATGCACGTGTAACAATTAGAGCGTTTGACCTAGTTCAAAACCAAGATGTAGAAATCCGTGCACGTGGTTATATCGCTATCGTATTACAACACGAATTAGATCATATGGATGGCATTTTATTCTATGATCACATCAATAAAAAAGAACCAAACAAACCAATTGAAGGTGCCCTTGTTTTATAG